From the Polynucleobacter acidiphobus genome, the window ATCGCGCGGATCGTGCTTCGACATGGCGCTCAGTAACAGAGCGCAATCCTCAGCGGTTTTTCCAATTGGGCCTGCCTGGTCCAGTGAGGAAGCATAAGCAATCATGCCGTATCGCGAAACACGACCGTAAGTTGGCTTAATCCCTGTCAGGCCACAAAATGCGGCGGGCTGCCGAATCGATCCACCGGTATCGGTCCCAGTAGCGATTGGCGCCAATCCGGCGGCAACGGCGACCGCCGAACCACCCGAAGATCCCCCCGAGACCCGTTGTGCATTCCACGGATTAAGTGCAGGCCCAAATGCAGAGTTCTCATTGGAAGAGCCCATCGCAAACTCATCCATATTGGTTTTGCCTAGGCACACCATACCTGCAGCCTTTGGATTCTCTGCGTCTGGCAAGCCCAAACTTGCTACCACGGCTGCATCAAAGGGGCTTTTATAGCCCGCCAACATTTTGGAAGCGGCTGTCGTGACCCACTCTTTGGTCACGAAAACATCTTTGTGGGCAATCGGAATTCCGGTTAAAGGTCCTGCAAGCCCTTGTGATATCAGCTGATCAGCGCGTCTGGCCTGCTCTCGCGTCTGATCTGGCAAAACATCGAGATAGGCGTTTAGATGCTGGTATTTTGTCATCCGCTCAAGAAAGAATTCACATAACTCTAAGCTTGATATTTCTTTATTAATCAATGACTTAGATAAACTTTGCAGGGTTTGGTGCTGCCAATTCATTCGATCACTCTCGGGACTAAAAAGTAGCCCTCGGCTTGCGCGGGTGCGTTCGCCATATTCACTTCGCGCGCATTTACCTCGGTGCATGCGTCAGGCCGTAAAGGCTGAGCCAAATCTTCTATAAATAAAATGGGGTGGGGCAAAGGCTCAATCTGCTCGGTATTGACTGCTTGCATTTGTTCGACGAGAGCGAAAACGGCCTCCAATTGTGGCAATACTGCCTCGGCCTCTGAGGCGCTTAATTGCAAGCGAGAGAGCTTAGCTATGCGGTGAACTTCATATATATCCATGGGGTGCTAGAGTATCATTTCATCTTTAAGCTAATTAATATTTCTATTTTCCCACTTACATTATGTTTGGTCTCTTTCGTAGCTATTTTTCCAATGACCTAGCCATTGATCTAGGTACCGCAAATACCTTAATTTACATGCGTGATAAGGGCATTGTGCTCGATGAGCCCTCGGTGGTTGCAATTCGCCAAGAAGGTGGCCCAAATGCCAAAAAAACCATTTTGGCGGTGGGTCGCGAAGCAAAGAGCATGTTGGGGAGGGTGCCTGGAAACATCGAAGCAATTCGCCCTATGAAAGATGGTGTGATTGCAGATTTCACCATCACCGAGCAAATGCTCAAGCAATTTATCAAAATGGTTCATGAGAGCAAGCTACTCAAACCCAGCCCTCGAATCATTATCTGTGTGCCTTGCGGATCAACACAAGTCGAGCGTCGAGCGATTCGCGAGTCAGCCTTAGGTGCGGGCGCTTCTCAAGTATTTCTGATTGAAGAGCCAATGGCGGCTGCCATTGGTGCGGGGCTGCCAGTTTCAGAAGCTGCTGGATCCATGGTGGTTGATATTGGTGGCGGAACGACTGAAGTAGGTGTCATGTCTCTTGGTGGTGTTGTTTACAAAGGTTCGGTTCGGGTTGGGGGAGACAAGTTCGATGAGGCAATTACGAATTACATCCGACGGAACTACGGCATGCTCATTGGTGAACAAACAGCTGAAGCAGTTAAAAAAGCAATCGGTTCAGCCTTCCCGGGTGCCGAAGTCAAAGAACTAGAAATCAAGGGTCGCAATATCTCCGAGGGCATTCCCCGAAGCTTTACTGTGACCAGCAATGAAATCCTAGAAGCATTAACTGATCCACTTAATCAAATTGTGACTGCGGTAAAAGCAGCCCTTGAGCAAACGCCTCCTGAGCTTGCTGCCGATATTGCTGAACGCGGCATTATGCTAACCGGCGGTGGTGCCTTACTGCGAGACCTTGATCGCCTTTTGATGGAAGAAACTGGTTTGCCAATTCATGTCGCAGAAGATCCCCTGACCTGTGTTGCACGTGGTTGCGGCATTGCATTAGAGCGCATGGATAAATTAGGTGGAGTGTTCTCACAAGAATAGGCGGCTAAAAGCCGAAGCGGGCTGTGCAATATAGCGCCCCACCACTTTTCAAGCAAGGCATTCCTGCGCTTGCCAAATTAATTGCGTGCCTTGTAATTAGCTTGGCACTCATGATTATTGATTTTCAGATCAAGTCACTCGACTTTATTCGTAATCAAGTCAATATTGTTCTGCGACCATTTGAGCAACTGATGCTCCTGCCTAGCTCCATAATTTCAGGCGGCGATGAATATCTAACCAGTCGAAGCACGCTTGAAAAGGAAAATGAGGCACTCAAGTTGCGACAAGCGGAACTCTCACTGCTAGCCAATCAATCTGCGCTTTTAACAGTTGAGAATCAAAATCTTCGCAACTTACTAGATTTACAAAAGAAGGTGGCATTTAAAACCGTTCCTGTTGAAATTTTATTTAACCCACCAAACGCCATCTCACAACGCGTCGTGATCAATCGTGGCGAAAACCAAGGTCTTCGATTGGGCTCACCAATTGCCAATGACATGGGCATTCTCGGTCAAGTGGTTCGCCTGTATGACAATTCAGCCGAAGTGTCTTTATTGGAAGATCGTGATTTTGCAGTCCCAGTCCTTGTGGCTCGTAACGGTCTTCGTGCCGCGGTAGTCGGAAGCGGACGCGGTCAATTATTGCAACTACGTTACTTACCGGTGGCCAGTGACCTTGAGGTTGGCGACATTCTTTTAACGTCAGGGGTTGATGGTGTGTATCCCCCGGGGTTTGCGGTGGCAGTGATTACCAAAATTGAGCGCAATCTCGATCAAAACTCAGCAAATGTCTTTTGCAGTCCGATTGCCGAAGTCAATCGGCATCTCCAGGCACTTGCCTTAATCTACGATCCGCAGTTAGACGCCAAACCGGCCTCAAATAGTAATGCGCCATCGTCGACCGGTCGACGTCAAACGCGACCAAAGGGACAGCCATGATTGATTACCAAAGCGGCTACATTCTCCGCCCAGTCAAGCCACTCTTTATTTACTTTAGCCTATTCATTGCGCTTTTGCTGAATTTTTTACCGTGGGGCAATCATGCGTGGGTTCCAGACTGGCTCATTATTTGCATTGTGTTTTGGAACATTCATCAGCATCGCTTTGTTGGCGTGATTACCGCATTTATATTTGGCCTGGTCATGGATATTCATAGCGGGGCCTTGCTCGGGGTTCATACCTTTAGCTACTCTCTGGTGGCATACATTGCAATTGCCTGGCATCACCGCATTACCGCCTTACCTGTGACCACTCAAATCCTAAACGTATTTCCTATCTTCGCCTTAGTTTCTGTTTTTCCAGTCATCGTACTTTGGGCTCTGAATGAGCAGCTCTATTGGTGGGGTCTAACGAGCCTCATTCAAGCAGCCATTGAGGCCCTGCTTTGGCCCCTTGCCAGCTATCTCTTGCTCTTACCACAACGACGACCGATTGATGTCGACCCCCATCGACCCCTGTAAGCAGCATGTCGTCCATTAAAAAACCCGATCTTTATTCGTTTCAGGAGCGAGCTCGGATCGCGATCGTCTTTGTGGGGATTTGTTTTGGCTTACTCGTTGTCCGCTTATTTTGGTTGCAAATTATTAGCCACCAGCAATATTCAACGCTTGCTGAAAGCAATCGGATTGCAATCGTCCCGGTACCCGCCAATCGAGGCCTGCTCATTGATCGAAATGGTATTGTGATAGGACGCAATTATTCGGCGCTAACACTAGAAGTGGATGCCTCTCAAATTAAAGGCAATGTGGATGATCTGATTAATCAGCTATCTGAGATTATTCAAATTAGCCCTAGGGATCGTCGTAACTTTAAGCGCGCCGTCGAAGATTCTCGAAATATGGGTACCTTTCCGTTGCGATCGATGCTGACCGATGCTGAGATGGCTCGCTTTCTAGCAAATCGCTATCGCTTTCCAGGTGTTGATGTCAGTGCGCGCAATTTTCGTGAATACCCCTATAACGAATTAGCTTCCCATCTGATTGGCTACATCGGGCGAGTCTCGCAAAAAGATAAAGAGCGGATGCAAAACGAACTTGAGGCCACGAAAGGTAGTCAAGATCCTTATGCCCTTCAAGGTGCGTTCTTGCCAGGTATACAGTATGTCGGGAAGATTGGCATTGAACAAACGTATGAGAGGGTCTTACGCGGCGTTCCGGGCTACGACGAGGTCGAAATCACCGCTGGCGGAAAGCCCGTTCGCACGCTATCCAGTAAGCCGTCTATTCCTGGCAAAAATGTCATTCTCTCGATTGACATTAAATTGCAAGCCTTGGTTGAGCAATTGTATGGTAACTATCGGGGGGCATTTGTCGCCATCGAACCCGAAACTGGGGACATTCTTGCCTTCGTTTCAAAGCCGAATTTCAATCCTAATGATTTCGTGGAGGGCATCGATCCTGTGACCTGGAAGGAACTGAACGAGTCGAAGGAAAGGCCTCTCTACAACCGGCCTCTGAAGGGAATTTACCCCCCCGCATCAACTTATAAGCCCTTTATGGCATTAGCGGCTCTCGAGCTTAATAAGCGCAAGCCTGAAGATGCAATTGCCGACCCTGGATTTTTTACCTTCGGCAATCATACTTTTCGGGATATTAAAGTGGGCGGTCATGGGATGGTCAATATGGAGAAGTCTCTTGTGGAGTCTTGTGATACCTACTACTACCTTTTGGCGAGAGACATGGGCGTCAATATGATGCACGATTTTATGAAGCCCTTAGGCTTTGGTCAGCTTACAGGAATTGATTTAGAGGGCGAAGCAAAAGGGGTGTTGCCATCGACGGAATGGAAAAAAACCGCCTTTAAAAAACCTGAGCAACAAAAGTGGTTTGAAGGCGAAACGATCTCACTCGGAATTGGGCAGGGATATAACGCATTTACGATTTTGCAATTGGCACACGGCCTCGCCAATATGCTCAACTACGGTGTCGTGATGAAGCCTCATATTGCAAAGGCGATTGAAGATCCATTTACACGCCAAAAGGAACTCACTACTCCTAAAGAAAGCTATCGCGTGGCTCTCAAACCTGAAAATGTGGAGATCATTAAAAAGGCAATGGCAGAAACTAACAAAACGGGCACATCAGCATCATCCTTCCGAAGTGCGGCTTATACCTCCGGCGGTAAAACAGGCACCGCCCAAGTCTTTAGCTTGAATTCTAAAACGTATAACCACGCTTCTACCCCCGAGTTCTTACGAGACCATGCCTTGTTCGTAGCGTATGCGCCTAACGACAAACCCAAAATTGCCATTGCAATGATTGTTGAAAATGCGGGCTTTGGCTCTACGCAAGCTGCGCCGATTGCGCGCAAAGCACTTGATTACTACATTGATGGTAAATGGCCTAAGGAGATTCCGGAATGGAAAAGAGCACCTTAGTCCGACTCAAATCATTACTTTTACGAGCCTTTAGTGGCTTTGATCCTCGCCTAGGCTTCATCTTCTTGGCTCTTGCCCTGATTAGTTTCATTGTCTTTTTGTCGGCCGGCCAAGGAACACCGGTAGCGCTTATCGACCAGGTCCGTAATCTCCTGATTGCTTTTGTGATCATGTGGCTTGTTTCACAGATTCCGCCCAAATGGCTTGAGATGGCTGCGGTTTGGATATATGGCGTTGGGATTGCCCTGCTGATCGCTGTTGCTATTTTTGGTTTGATCAAAAAAGGGGCTAGACGCTGGATTAATGTTGGCATTGTGATTCAGCCATCGGAGATCATGAAGATTGCGGTACCGCTCATGCTCGCCTGGTATTTCCAAAAACGTGAGGGTATCCGCTCAGGGTTTGATTATCTTGTGGCAGCGGCTTTGCTCGCATTACCGGTATTTCTAATTGCCCGTCAGCCCGACCTGGGAACCTCGCTATTAGTGCTTGCCTCGGGTCTCTATGTCATTATTTTAGCGGGCTTGCCCTGGCGCTGGATCATCCCGGTAGTGGCAATTGGTGGAATTGCGATTCTTTTGCTGGTTGTTTTTAGTGGCAGCATTTGTACGCCCGACGCCAACTGGCCATTGATCCGAGAGTATCAAAAAAACAGGGTTTGTACCTTGCTAGACCCATCAAGTGATCCGCTTGGAAAAGGCTTTCATACCATTCAGGCCATCATTGCGGTTGGTGCTGGTGGATTCTTTGGTAAAGGCTGGCGCGAAGGAACTCAATCCCATTTGGAATTCATTCCTGAAAAACATACTGACTTTGTGTTTGCCGTTTTTGCTGAAGAGTTTGGATTTCTAGGCAATATTCTTTTGATCCTGCTCTTTTTTGCACTAATTAAGCGTGGCCTGGCGATCTCAGTCAATGCGCCCACTTTGTTTACGCGACTCTTGGGAGGGGCTATCAGCA encodes:
- the gatC gene encoding Asp-tRNA(Asn)/Glu-tRNA(Gln) amidotransferase subunit GatC; translation: MDIYEVHRIAKLSRLQLSASEAEAVLPQLEAVFALVEQMQAVNTEQIEPLPHPILFIEDLAQPLRPDACTEVNAREVNMANAPAQAEGYFLVPRVIE
- a CDS encoding rod shape-determining protein; this translates as MFGLFRSYFSNDLAIDLGTANTLIYMRDKGIVLDEPSVVAIRQEGGPNAKKTILAVGREAKSMLGRVPGNIEAIRPMKDGVIADFTITEQMLKQFIKMVHESKLLKPSPRIIICVPCGSTQVERRAIRESALGAGASQVFLIEEPMAAAIGAGLPVSEAAGSMVVDIGGGTTEVGVMSLGGVVYKGSVRVGGDKFDEAITNYIRRNYGMLIGEQTAEAVKKAIGSAFPGAEVKELEIKGRNISEGIPRSFTVTSNEILEALTDPLNQIVTAVKAALEQTPPELAADIAERGIMLTGGGALLRDLDRLLMEETGLPIHVAEDPLTCVARGCGIALERMDKLGGVFSQE
- the mreC gene encoding rod shape-determining protein MreC, which translates into the protein MQYSAPPLFKQGIPALAKLIACLVISLALMIIDFQIKSLDFIRNQVNIVLRPFEQLMLLPSSIISGGDEYLTSRSTLEKENEALKLRQAELSLLANQSALLTVENQNLRNLLDLQKKVAFKTVPVEILFNPPNAISQRVVINRGENQGLRLGSPIANDMGILGQVVRLYDNSAEVSLLEDRDFAVPVLVARNGLRAAVVGSGRGQLLQLRYLPVASDLEVGDILLTSGVDGVYPPGFAVAVITKIERNLDQNSANVFCSPIAEVNRHLQALALIYDPQLDAKPASNSNAPSSTGRRQTRPKGQP
- the mreD gene encoding rod shape-determining protein MreD; its protein translation is MIDYQSGYILRPVKPLFIYFSLFIALLLNFLPWGNHAWVPDWLIICIVFWNIHQHRFVGVITAFIFGLVMDIHSGALLGVHTFSYSLVAYIAIAWHHRITALPVTTQILNVFPIFALVSVFPVIVLWALNEQLYWWGLTSLIQAAIEALLWPLASYLLLLPQRRPIDVDPHRPL
- the mrdA gene encoding penicillin-binding protein 2, with the translated sequence MSSIKKPDLYSFQERARIAIVFVGICFGLLVVRLFWLQIISHQQYSTLAESNRIAIVPVPANRGLLIDRNGIVIGRNYSALTLEVDASQIKGNVDDLINQLSEIIQISPRDRRNFKRAVEDSRNMGTFPLRSMLTDAEMARFLANRYRFPGVDVSARNFREYPYNELASHLIGYIGRVSQKDKERMQNELEATKGSQDPYALQGAFLPGIQYVGKIGIEQTYERVLRGVPGYDEVEITAGGKPVRTLSSKPSIPGKNVILSIDIKLQALVEQLYGNYRGAFVAIEPETGDILAFVSKPNFNPNDFVEGIDPVTWKELNESKERPLYNRPLKGIYPPASTYKPFMALAALELNKRKPEDAIADPGFFTFGNHTFRDIKVGGHGMVNMEKSLVESCDTYYYLLARDMGVNMMHDFMKPLGFGQLTGIDLEGEAKGVLPSTEWKKTAFKKPEQQKWFEGETISLGIGQGYNAFTILQLAHGLANMLNYGVVMKPHIAKAIEDPFTRQKELTTPKESYRVALKPENVEIIKKAMAETNKTGTSASSFRSAAYTSGGKTGTAQVFSLNSKTYNHASTPEFLRDHALFVAYAPNDKPKIAIAMIVENAGFGSTQAAPIARKALDYYIDGKWPKEIPEWKRAP
- the rodA gene encoding rod shape-determining protein RodA produces the protein MEKSTLVRLKSLLLRAFSGFDPRLGFIFLALALISFIVFLSAGQGTPVALIDQVRNLLIAFVIMWLVSQIPPKWLEMAAVWIYGVGIALLIAVAIFGLIKKGARRWINVGIVIQPSEIMKIAVPLMLAWYFQKREGIRSGFDYLVAAALLALPVFLIARQPDLGTSLLVLASGLYVIILAGLPWRWIIPVVAIGGIAILLLVVFSGSICTPDANWPLIREYQKNRVCTLLDPSSDPLGKGFHTIQAIIAVGAGGFFGKGWREGTQSHLEFIPEKHTDFVFAVFAEEFGFLGNILLILLFFALIKRGLAISVNAPTLFTRLLGGAISMIFFTYAFVNIGMVTGLLPVVGVPLPLLSYGGTALVTLGFGAGILMSIHRHRRLVQS